In Paracoccaceae bacterium Fryx2, a single genomic region encodes these proteins:
- a CDS encoding trypsin-like peptidase domain-containing protein, with the protein MTRDSAQLAFVRQSLAAARGVAPPPSSETRAGDIEAITTEADAAPAPRPPQDAFIADSLERADANLQRDPGVDDAARAVALDAAKQAYGRLRDRSGINLADVLTLEAIQVFDGSRPAVLFGPDGRIDPADPELGTWAEDIALHGDDIAALAGQVALIRGNGGPQGSGFRAGPGLIVTNRHVLEAIAAETPGGWQLAEDAEAVFATGAEAITGVAFAGALPIGGAIDLSRLDAAVLRVAGAAPGAALDGRLGAGVMTRDRPLHVIGYPLGWGDAAGLSGAERLYRGKIGKLCWSPGTLTVTPGQAPDDARREWAFGYDISTLPGNSGSVVADLRDNPAVALGLHIGGATQLGNWAHWLAGASNLLRPAGLEFET; encoded by the coding sequence ATGACCCGAGATTCCGCTCAACTGGCCTTCGTGCGCCAAAGTCTGGCGGCCGCGCGCGGCGTTGCCCCGCCGCCGTCGTCCGAAACCCGCGCGGGCGACATCGAGGCCATCACCACCGAAGCCGATGCCGCCCCCGCCCCGCGCCCGCCGCAGGACGCCTTCATCGCCGACAGTCTGGAACGCGCCGACGCCAACCTGCAACGCGACCCCGGGGTTGACGATGCAGCGCGCGCCGTGGCGCTGGACGCGGCGAAGCAGGCATACGGGCGGCTGCGCGACCGGTCGGGCATCAACCTTGCCGACGTGCTGACGCTGGAGGCGATTCAGGTGTTCGACGGCTCGCGCCCTGCCGTGCTGTTCGGGCCGGATGGCCGGATCGACCCCGCCGACCCCGAGCTTGGCACCTGGGCCGAAGACATCGCCCTGCACGGCGACGACATCGCGGCGCTGGCCGGGCAGGTCGCGCTGATCCGGGGCAACGGCGGGCCGCAGGGCAGCGGCTTCCGGGCGGGGCCGGGGCTGATCGTGACCAACCGGCATGTGCTGGAAGCGATTGCCGCCGAGACGCCGGGCGGCTGGCAACTGGCCGAGGATGCCGAGGCGGTGTTTGCCACCGGGGCCGAGGCGATCACCGGCGTGGCCTTCGCGGGTGCCCTGCCGATCGGCGGCGCGATCGACCTGTCGCGGCTGGATGCGGCGGTGCTGCGGGTGGCGGGAGCGGCGCCGGGCGCGGCACTGGACGGACGGCTTGGCGCAGGCGTGATGACGCGCGACCGGCCGCTGCATGTGATCGGCTATCCGCTGGGCTGGGGCGATGCGGCGGGATTGTCGGGGGCGGAGCGGCTGTATCGGGGCAAGATCGGCAAGCTGTGCTGGTCGCCCGGCACCCTGACCGTCACACCGGGGCAGGCCCCCGACGATGCCCGCCGCGAATGGGCCTTCGGCTACGACATCTCCACCCTGCCGGGCAATTCCGGGTCGGTGGTGGCCGATCTGCGCGACAACCCGGCCGTGGCGCTGGGCCTGCACATCGGCGGCGCGACGCAGCTTGGCAACTGGGCGCACTGGCTGGCGGGGGCGTCGAACCTGCTGCGCCCGGCGGGGCTGGAGTTCGAGACATGA
- a CDS encoding ATP-binding protein, with amino-acid sequence MEIDDPRRRLLDLLEADLPDPAALADARRAVESPSGDAAGDTATATDDAFEAATIASAALRGRFSTADRDIPQGATQVLGPLSETVTQQGRLVWTLQISHRMQALAALRDDGTLATALAAMPARPLDPLGKALRDLLAETLNDGIPTPPVALSLPQLETRLQAAEWFKAHPEGWPATLTGAAADLRREAALRAMRAAEAPLIAGFRGRKDERGRLSDFLARTDPAADPPPIFAISAEGGAGKSALLARFADSVRRRRSVPPWLIVRIDFDRRVLAGADPLELTFEFTRQLALQMPALDAPFADMRRETRSGGIASQMVKAATRSTGYRSVSEAIYRIGSAMLDQGQLDRPILLVLDTLEEALAYRSPEDQDMGAAEAIRNWLRMLAQAGLSGLRVIMAGRGISEANKAPFFAAEVMTLDELDPDSAAGILRDRGGLGADDAERLAAAFPRNPLVLQFLARLVSGPDGIDVAKLVGMADETPSGTGTGSTGLPREQIVQGVLYGRILNHIRNERVRALAHPGLVLRRVTPTLIRDVLAPNCGFGAITDAEATTMYQALVAEHWLVSENVPGVEAQHRRELRRTMLRLITLDARMQERAEAVHRAAIAHYDAGREPGIDAARSKQEALYHRIMQGHLPESAAARLDLAKRFDRDIADFPDPVQAALLIAADRPVSDHLARHLAGPDRARFLDRRGWELVAADRPAAALALLNGVEPQDHAADGWVVQARIDRAEWSAVVMGTRPGPPPDAKDLIPLATAHLLADRPAEAFDAATAALESLLNAHFGQGGSSYSSASAEFHGAITAAMKRALMAHRALGRSGVPEHSAVLSAIGAMGKARHDMAGARAMDLGHVVLLLRALGEGNGPELVALTPDHLRFDAGPEAPVWPVATPLGSLMPDLAALPAPRPGSRGGDQVPAAVAQMIRLMGPVARDWARQAQEDGLFDPRRVATEALWQRLRASSQDLHGAARHALADAVDSAAAEAVFADFAHRWPWPPSANAPRAIAAAALRGGLAFWATVVEFADRSGCLGALLQTAARHATAVGPARRLTDTAAALARWQALLDPQTATAKAA; translated from the coding sequence ATGGAGATCGACGATCCGCGCCGCCGACTGCTCGACCTGCTGGAGGCCGACCTGCCCGACCCGGCGGCACTTGCCGATGCGCGGCGGGCGGTGGAAAGCCCTTCGGGCGACGCGGCCGGGGATACGGCGACGGCGACCGATGACGCCTTCGAGGCCGCCACCATCGCCTCTGCCGCCCTGCGCGGCCGCTTTTCAACCGCCGACCGCGACATTCCGCAGGGCGCCACGCAGGTGCTGGGCCCCCTGAGCGAAACCGTGACGCAGCAGGGGCGGCTGGTCTGGACGCTGCAGATCAGCCACCGGATGCAGGCTCTGGCGGCCTTGCGCGATGACGGCACGCTGGCGACGGCGCTGGCCGCGATGCCTGCGCGCCCCCTAGACCCGCTGGGCAAGGCGCTGCGCGACCTGCTGGCCGAGACGCTGAACGACGGCATTCCCACCCCGCCGGTGGCGCTGAGTTTGCCGCAACTGGAAACACGGCTTCAGGCAGCGGAATGGTTCAAGGCGCATCCCGAGGGCTGGCCCGCCACCCTGACCGGCGCCGCCGCCGACCTGCGGCGCGAGGCGGCGCTGCGCGCCATGCGCGCGGCCGAGGCACCGCTGATCGCGGGGTTCCGCGGGCGGAAGGACGAACGCGGGCGCCTGTCGGACTTCCTTGCCCGAACCGACCCGGCCGCCGATCCGCCGCCGATCTTTGCCATTTCGGCCGAAGGCGGGGCGGGCAAGTCGGCGCTGCTGGCGCGCTTTGCCGATTCGGTCCGCCGCAGGCGCAGCGTGCCGCCTTGGCTGATCGTGCGGATAGATTTCGACCGGCGGGTGCTGGCCGGGGCCGACCCGCTGGAACTGACCTTCGAATTCACCCGCCAGCTTGCCTTGCAGATGCCCGCGCTTGATGCCCCCTTTGCCGACATGCGGCGCGAGACTCGGTCCGGCGGCATTGCGTCGCAAATGGTCAAGGCCGCGACCCGCTCGACCGGCTACCGCTCGGTTTCCGAGGCCATCTACCGGATCGGCAGCGCGATGCTCGATCAGGGCCAGCTTGACCGCCCCATCCTGCTGGTTCTCGACACGCTGGAAGAGGCGCTGGCCTACCGCAGCCCCGAAGATCAGGACATGGGCGCTGCCGAAGCGATCCGCAACTGGCTGCGGATGCTGGCGCAGGCCGGTCTGTCGGGCCTGCGCGTGATCATGGCGGGGCGCGGCATTTCCGAGGCCAACAAGGCGCCGTTCTTCGCGGCAGAGGTGATGACGCTGGACGAGCTTGACCCGGACTCGGCGGCCGGAATCCTGCGCGACCGGGGCGGGCTTGGCGCCGACGACGCCGAACGGCTGGCGGCGGCCTTTCCGCGCAACCCGCTGGTGCTGCAGTTTCTCGCGCGGCTCGTCTCCGGCCCCGACGGCATCGACGTTGCAAAGCTGGTCGGCATGGCCGATGAAACGCCGTCGGGCACCGGCACCGGCAGCACCGGCCTGCCCCGGGAGCAGATCGTCCAGGGGGTGCTGTATGGCCGCATCCTGAACCATATCAGGAACGAGCGGGTCCGGGCGCTGGCCCATCCCGGCCTTGTGCTGCGGCGGGTCACGCCGACGCTGATCCGCGACGTGCTGGCACCGAACTGCGGTTTCGGCGCCATCACCGATGCCGAGGCGACGACGATGTATCAGGCGCTGGTGGCCGAACACTGGCTGGTCAGCGAAAATGTCCCCGGGGTCGAGGCGCAGCACCGGCGCGAGCTGCGCCGCACCATGCTGCGCCTGATCACGCTGGATGCCAGGATGCAGGAGCGGGCCGAGGCCGTGCATCGGGCCGCCATCGCGCATTATGACGCCGGGCGGGAACCCGGGATCGACGCCGCGCGCTCGAAGCAGGAGGCGCTGTATCACCGCATCATGCAGGGCCACCTGCCCGAAAGCGCCGCGGCCCGGCTCGACCTTGCCAAACGCTTCGACCGCGACATCGCGGATTTTCCCGACCCGGTGCAGGCCGCCCTGCTGATCGCCGCCGACCGTCCGGTGTCGGATCATCTGGCGCGCCACCTTGCCGGACCGGACCGGGCGCGCTTTCTGGACCGGCGCGGCTGGGAACTGGTCGCAGCCGACCGCCCGGCCGCCGCCCTTGCCCTGCTGAACGGGGTCGAACCGCAGGACCACGCGGCCGATGGCTGGGTGGTGCAGGCGCGGATCGACCGGGCCGAATGGTCGGCGGTTGTCATGGGGACGCGGCCCGGCCCGCCGCCGGATGCGAAAGACCTGATCCCCCTTGCCACGGCGCACCTGCTGGCCGACCGCCCGGCCGAGGCCTTCGATGCCGCCACGGCGGCGCTGGAGTCGCTGCTGAATGCCCATTTCGGCCAGGGCGGCAGCAGCTATTCCAGCGCGTCGGCCGAGTTTCATGGCGCCATAACCGCCGCGATGAAACGGGCGCTGATGGCGCATCGCGCGCTGGGGCGCAGCGGCGTGCCGGAACATTCCGCCGTGCTGTCTGCGATCGGTGCGATGGGCAAGGCGCGGCACGACATGGCCGGTGCGCGGGCAATGGATCTGGGCCATGTCGTGCTGCTGCTGCGCGCGCTGGGCGAAGGCAATGGGCCGGAACTGGTGGCGCTGACCCCCGATCATCTGCGCTTCGACGCCGGGCCGGAAGCGCCGGTCTGGCCGGTTGCGACCCCGCTGGGCAGCCTGATGCCAGACCTTGCCGCCCTTCCCGCTCCCCGCCCCGGGTCGCGTGGCGGCGACCAGGTGCCCGCAGCGGTGGCCCAGATGATCCGGCTGATGGGCCCGGTCGCACGCGACTGGGCACGGCAGGCGCAGGAGGACGGCCTGTTCGATCCGCGCCGGGTTGCCACCGAGGCCCTGTGGCAGCGGCTGCGCGCCAGTTCCCAGGACCTGCACGGCGCGGCGCGCCATGCGCTGGCCGACGCGGTGGACTCTGCCGCCGCCGAGGCGGTGTTTGCCGACTTCGCCCACCGCTGGCCCTGGCCGCCCTCGGCCAATGCCCCGCGGGCGATTGCCGCCGCCGCCCTGCGGGGCGGTTTGGCCTTCTGGGCCACGGTGGTCGAGTTCGCCGACCGTTCCGGCTGTCTCGGGGCGCTGCTCCAGACCGCCGCCCGCCACGCGACCGCCGTCGGCCCGGCCCGCCGCCTGACCGATACCGCCGCCGCCCTTGCCCGCTGGCAGGCGCTGCTCGACCCCCAGACCGCAACCGCAAAGGCCGCGTAG
- a CDS encoding DNA/RNA non-specific endonuclease, which yields MAETSHAASVADLLRRLVPPQDTERLIEDPGFFAGGGPTGEASAAEMHRAQGAVETLRSGGALDARAAAAVEAIILPRLRPVVDIRQGDFVLDDPLWAHLAQGDAAGHLRRAIPAVGRVEMPGHATIPYAGTGFVVGEGLMMTNRHVAELFARGLGRAGLEFRPGLRAAVNPAREAGGDPQAEDALTLAVRRVRMIHPWWDMALLEVEGLEPITPLELSLEPPPATEGRDIAVIGYPALDTRNDIDLQLRIFRRLFQVKRLQPGKVTGQAATDSFGNRVMAATHDASTLGGNSGSAVICAQTGRVLGLHFAGRYLETNFAVPAAELARDRHVRAAGVRFAGGAADATTGWDAAWAAADGESPAQSTVAQAGTVPVATVQVGGGTVVATIPVTLTLAIGLPSVTVAAAVSAAPVERMRAPLLDPDYAARPGYDAGFLGLDVPMPVLSDPGVSPPRLDGSDSPVLAYHHFSILMHRDRRLALCTAANVDGSAKARRPEPFRDYDRKAVAGLDENDTELWVTDPRIAARHQLPDVYYRKDRQSFDKGHVVRREDVAFGDSYDALRRANNDTFHCTNCSPQVAGFNRHGIWRRLEDAVKRQGSAERYCIFAGPVFREDDPWFDGVDDDGPVRVQIPLRYWKLIVCVEDGRLAAHGFVLKQDLGGVAFSGREFAVPAALAEHLVPLDQLQGRLPALILPDALHDADRFASPATAALRRGMGETETLDWALWD from the coding sequence ATGGCAGAAACGTCCCACGCCGCTTCGGTCGCGGATCTGTTGCGGCGACTGGTGCCGCCGCAGGACACCGAACGCCTGATCGAGGATCCGGGCTTCTTTGCCGGGGGCGGCCCGACCGGCGAGGCTTCGGCGGCCGAGATGCACCGCGCGCAGGGGGCGGTGGAAACGCTGCGCAGCGGCGGCGCGCTGGACGCGCGTGCGGCGGCGGCGGTCGAGGCGATCATCCTGCCGCGCCTGCGGCCGGTGGTCGACATAAGGCAGGGCGATTTCGTGCTGGACGATCCGCTCTGGGCGCATCTGGCACAGGGCGACGCGGCCGGGCACCTGCGCCGCGCCATCCCGGCTGTCGGGCGGGTCGAGATGCCGGGCCATGCCACCATTCCCTATGCCGGGACAGGTTTCGTGGTCGGTGAAGGGCTGATGATGACCAACCGCCATGTTGCCGAACTGTTCGCGCGCGGGCTGGGCCGGGCGGGGTTGGAGTTTCGGCCCGGGCTGCGTGCCGCCGTCAACCCGGCGCGCGAGGCGGGCGGCGACCCGCAGGCCGAAGACGCGCTGACCCTTGCGGTGCGCCGGGTGCGGATGATCCACCCCTGGTGGGACATGGCGCTGCTGGAGGTGGAGGGTCTGGAGCCGATCACCCCGCTGGAGCTTTCGCTGGAGCCGCCCCCGGCGACCGAGGGGCGCGACATCGCGGTGATCGGCTACCCCGCGCTCGACACCCGCAACGACATCGACCTGCAACTGCGGATCTTCCGCCGCCTGTTCCAGGTGAAGCGGTTGCAGCCGGGCAAGGTGACCGGGCAGGCCGCGACCGACAGTTTCGGCAACCGGGTGATGGCCGCAACGCATGACGCCTCGACGCTTGGCGGCAATTCGGGGTCGGCGGTGATCTGTGCGCAGACCGGGCGGGTGCTGGGGCTGCATTTCGCCGGGCGCTATCTGGAAACCAACTTCGCCGTGCCTGCGGCGGAACTCGCGCGGGACCGCCATGTGCGCGCAGCGGGTGTGCGCTTTGCCGGTGGGGCTGCGGATGCCACCACCGGCTGGGATGCCGCATGGGCCGCGGCGGATGGCGAAAGTCCGGCGCAATCGACCGTGGCGCAGGCCGGAACCGTGCCGGTCGCCACTGTGCAGGTGGGGGGCGGCACCGTGGTCGCCACCATTCCGGTGACGCTGACGCTTGCCATCGGGCTGCCTTCGGTGACCGTCGCGGCGGCGGTGTCGGCGGCGCCGGTCGAACGGATGCGCGCGCCGCTGCTCGACCCGGATTACGCAGCGCGTCCGGGCTATGACGCGGGTTTCCTCGGGCTCGACGTGCCGATGCCGGTGCTTTCCGATCCGGGCGTAAGCCCGCCACGGCTGGACGGAAGCGACAGCCCGGTGCTGGCCTATCACCATTTCTCGATCCTGATGCACCGCGACCGGCGGCTGGCGCTGTGCACGGCGGCGAATGTCGACGGTTCGGCCAAGGCGCGGCGGCCGGAACCGTTCCGCGACTATGACCGCAAGGCCGTGGCGGGGCTGGACGAGAACGACACCGAGCTTTGGGTCACCGATCCGCGCATTGCCGCCCGCCACCAGTTGCCCGATGTCTACTACCGCAAGGACCGCCAGTCGTTCGACAAGGGCCATGTCGTGCGGCGCGAGGATGTGGCGTTCGGCGACAGCTACGACGCGCTGCGCCGCGCCAACAACGACACGTTCCACTGCACCAATTGCAGCCCGCAGGTCGCGGGGTTCAACCGCCACGGCATCTGGCGCAGGCTGGAGGATGCGGTAAAGCGGCAGGGCAGCGCCGAACGCTACTGCATCTTCGCGGGCCCGGTGTTCCGCGAGGATGATCCGTGGTTCGACGGTGTCGATGACGACGGCCCGGTGCGGGTGCAGATTCCGCTGCGCTACTGGAAGCTGATCGTCTGTGTCGAGGACGGCCGGCTGGCCGCCCATGGCTTCGTGCTGAAGCAGGATCTGGGCGGGGTGGCGTTTTCGGGGCGGGAGTTCGCGGTCCCTGCGGCGCTGGCCGAACACCTGGTGCCGCTGGATCAGCTTCAGGGCAGGCTGCCGGCGCTGATCCTGCCCGATGCCCTGCACGACGCCGACCGTTTCGCCAGCCCGGCCACGGCCGCCCTGCGGCGCGGGATGGGCGAGACCGAAACCCTGGACTGGGCGCTGTGGGACTGA
- a CDS encoding DUF1992 domain-containing protein, with protein sequence MSWLSSLVERQIQKARLEGQLQGLPGEGKPLPERTGDAFVSAGEAAGFRIMAQAGVLPEEIVLRKQVALQRARLATIENIAERKVALAELAGLEMRQAIAEEARRRFMKE encoded by the coding sequence ATGTCCTGGCTGAGCAGTCTTGTCGAACGGCAGATACAGAAGGCGCGGCTGGAGGGCCAGCTTCAGGGGTTGCCCGGGGAGGGCAAGCCCCTGCCCGAACGTACCGGCGATGCCTTCGTCTCGGCGGGCGAGGCGGCGGGGTTCCGCATCATGGCGCAGGCCGGGGTGCTGCCCGAGGAAATCGTGCTGCGCAAGCAGGTGGCGCTGCAACGCGCCCGCCTGGCAACTATCGAGAACATCGCCGAGCGCAAGGTGGCGTTGGCCGAACTTGCCGGGCTGGAGATGCGCCAGGCGATCGCCGAGGAGGCCCGGCGGCGTTTCATGAAGGAATAG
- a CDS encoding iron ABC transporter permease, translating into MAEQNSQLRMSALLAHLRPDAWSLGAVLIAALVVAPILSVVWIAFHPVENIWPHLLATVLPRYMANTGVLMLGVGVLTAVVGTATAWLVVMYRFPFSRVLDVALLLPLAIPAYVGAYALVDFLDYSGGLQIFLRATFGWESSRDYWFPEVRSRAAAVVVLAAALYPYVYLLARSAFREQSGSSCEVARALGSGPWGLFWRVGLPLARPSIAAGVALALMETVADFGTVEHFGVQTLTTGIFSVWLTGSNAGGAAQIACVMLSVVVLLIGVERFSRRNARHHRPARQSRPVEAALLTGWRGWVATAACLVPFGLGFVLPVAVMGAHALRNPQAWVSPGLFKALGNTLTVGGTAAVLTVAGALFLVYGVRLAGRGLPRLVLPVTTIGYAAPGAVLAVGLLIPLAALDHRVADAIQAVTGTDPGLLLTGTSAAIVLAYVVRFFGIAQGAVDAAFGRISPSLPMAARSLGRGPGGALAAVYLPLMRGSVATALLVVFVDCVKELPATLLLRPFNFNTLATRVHEQASLERLGEAAPAALLVMLVGLAAVALLARANRA; encoded by the coding sequence ATGGCCGAGCAAAACAGTCAACTGCGAATGTCGGCCCTGCTGGCACATCTGCGCCCCGACGCCTGGTCGCTGGGGGCGGTGCTGATTGCCGCACTGGTGGTCGCGCCGATCCTGTCGGTGGTGTGGATCGCCTTTCATCCGGTGGAAAACATCTGGCCGCATCTGCTGGCGACGGTGCTGCCGCGCTACATGGCCAATACCGGCGTGCTGATGCTGGGGGTGGGGGTGCTGACGGCGGTGGTCGGCACCGCCACGGCCTGGCTGGTGGTGATGTACCGCTTTCCGTTCAGCCGGGTGCTGGATGTGGCGCTGCTGTTGCCGCTCGCGATCCCGGCCTATGTCGGCGCTTATGCGCTGGTCGATTTTCTGGATTATTCCGGGGGGTTGCAGATCTTTCTTCGCGCAACCTTCGGCTGGGAATCATCGCGCGACTACTGGTTCCCCGAGGTGCGCTCGCGCGCGGCGGCGGTGGTGGTGCTGGCGGCGGCGCTGTATCCCTATGTCTATCTGCTGGCGCGTTCGGCATTCCGCGAACAGTCGGGCAGTTCGTGCGAGGTGGCGCGCGCGCTGGGCAGCGGCCCGTGGGGCCTGTTCTGGCGGGTCGGCCTGCCGCTGGCGCGGCCTTCGATCGCGGCGGGCGTGGCGCTGGCGCTGATGGAAACCGTGGCCGATTTCGGCACGGTCGAACATTTCGGGGTGCAGACGCTGACGACTGGGATATTTTCGGTGTGGCTGACCGGCAGCAATGCCGGGGGCGCGGCGCAGATCGCCTGCGTCATGCTGAGCGTCGTGGTGCTGCTGATCGGGGTCGAGCGTTTCAGCCGCCGCAACGCCCGCCACCACCGCCCCGCCCGCCAGAGCCGCCCGGTAGAGGCCGCCCTGCTGACCGGCTGGCGTGGCTGGGTGGCGACGGCGGCGTGCCTCGTGCCGTTCGGGCTGGGTTTCGTGCTGCCGGTCGCGGTGATGGGGGCCCATGCTTTGCGCAACCCGCAGGCATGGGTGTCGCCGGGATTGTTCAAGGCGCTGGGCAACACGCTGACGGTTGGCGGCACGGCGGCGGTGCTGACCGTGGCGGGGGCGCTGTTCCTGGTTTACGGGGTGCGGCTGGCCGGGCGGGGGCTGCCGCGTCTGGTGCTGCCGGTCACCACCATCGGCTATGCGGCGCCGGGTGCGGTGCTGGCGGTGGGCCTGCTGATCCCGCTGGCGGCGCTGGATCACCGGGTGGCCGACGCGATCCAGGCCGTCACGGGCACCGACCCCGGCCTGCTGCTGACCGGCACCTCGGCGGCGATCGTGCTGGCCTATGTGGTGCGGTTCTTCGGCATCGCGCAGGGGGCGGTGGATGCCGCCTTCGGCCGCATCTCGCCAAGCCTGCCGATGGCGGCGCGGTCGCTGGGGCGCGGGCCGGGGGGGGCGCTGGCGGCTGTCTACCTGCCGCTGATGCGCGGGTCGGTCGCCACGGCGCTGCTGGTGGTGTTCGTCGATTGCGTCAAGGAACTGCCCGCCACGCTGCTGCTCCGCCCGTTCAACTTCAACACCCTCGCCACACGGGTGCATGAACAGGCGAGCCTCGAACGGCTGGGCGAGGCCGCCCCCGCCGCGCTGCTGGTGATGCTGGTCGGCCTGGCCGCCGTGGCGCTGCTGGCCCGCGCCAATCGCGCCTGA
- a CDS encoding trypsin-like peptidase domain-containing protein, whose amino-acid sequence MSPLDIGSWPTLRDALIEGFATHVRPDQIDRLFQGAQPPERAARTLAEARVGRRADEPVRDQLAFALEIAQAGGFLPDFAFALGNQMPAPQEAILHIQRLFDPAVPADAVKFEALASILLGFDHPGEVVYGMHRGRLNTCIVEVNGAAGQLSGTGFLLRTDLVLTSFHTFNGSGFILPGPGTTARDRFKAAEGVRGQISIVFNNFRNPVLGDRLAGRGTPVELAPDWLVAASDSSAIGPKNLDYVLIKLASCPPTLPGGMPRAPDDFPADETQKAKVYLFQHPKGSQIRVAHGAFRVRAATLSRDGLDVNALGGTSGGPYTDRNFRVFALHQGAVSDRTLVPELGDAVNVAVPLSCILADIGPWPPLGVRPRAFVATGPFGRQPLIGRRATCDFVVRALQADGPRTLILQSGTGARGLGLSFTANILAALLPEDEHMLLRLGAEHAWHTMDPRQFCETLIGGPAPLRTLAEAATSQDRWLAGPLLDDLRTAMRARLASAGTGGGRIFWLILDDLDRIEITEGTGLRPFLVELYREAARSDWLRVVLLGYRGPQLEPATYRSETEELFPLGPDIIEDYLDDLDAYLETPVEAGAKLNREIATKAMKAVLLFPEARSETEAIARFLRMFAEKLLPTRRG is encoded by the coding sequence ATGAGCCCGCTCGACATCGGCAGCTGGCCCACCCTGCGCGACGCGCTGATCGAGGGTTTCGCAACCCATGTCCGGCCGGACCAGATCGACCGGCTGTTCCAGGGCGCGCAACCGCCCGAGCGCGCCGCGCGCACCCTGGCCGAGGCGCGGGTCGGCAGGCGGGCCGATGAACCCGTGCGCGACCAGCTGGCCTTCGCGCTGGAAATCGCGCAGGCGGGCGGCTTCCTGCCCGATTTCGCCTTTGCGCTTGGCAACCAGATGCCCGCGCCGCAAGAGGCGATCCTGCACATCCAGCGGCTGTTCGACCCGGCCGTTCCCGCCGATGCGGTGAAGTTCGAGGCGCTGGCCAGCATCCTGCTGGGGTTCGACCATCCCGGCGAGGTGGTCTACGGGATGCACCGCGGTCGGCTGAACACCTGCATCGTCGAGGTGAACGGCGCGGCGGGGCAGCTGAGCGGCACCGGCTTTCTGCTGCGCACCGATCTGGTGCTGACCAGCTTTCACACCTTCAACGGGTCGGGGTTCATCCTGCCCGGCCCGGGCACCACGGCCCGCGACCGCTTCAAGGCCGCCGAAGGCGTGCGCGGACAGATCAGCATCGTGTTCAACAACTTCCGCAACCCGGTTCTGGGCGACCGTCTGGCCGGGCGCGGCACGCCGGTCGAACTGGCACCCGACTGGCTGGTGGCGGCCAGCGACAGCAGCGCCATCGGGCCGAAGAACCTCGACTATGTGCTGATCAAGCTGGCAAGCTGCCCGCCCACCCTGCCCGGCGGGATGCCCCGCGCGCCCGACGACTTTCCGGCAGACGAGACGCAGAAGGCCAAGGTCTACCTGTTCCAGCACCCCAAGGGGTCGCAGATCCGGGTGGCGCACGGGGCGTTCCGGGTGCGGGCCGCAACGCTGTCGCGCGACGGACTTGACGTAAACGCGCTGGGCGGCACGTCGGGCGGGCCCTACACCGACCGCAATTTCCGCGTGTTTGCCCTGCATCAGGGCGCGGTCAGCGACCGGACTCTGGTGCCGGAACTGGGCGACGCGGTGAATGTGGCGGTGCCGCTGTCGTGCATCCTGGCCGACATCGGGCCGTGGCCGCCGCTGGGGGTCAGGCCGCGCGCCTTCGTCGCCACCGGGCCGTTCGGGCGCCAGCCGCTGATCGGGCGGCGGGCGACCTGCGATTTCGTGGTGCGGGCGCTGCAAGCCGACGGGCCGCGCACGCTGATCCTGCAATCGGGCACCGGGGCGCGCGGGCTGGGGCTCAGCTTCACCGCCAACATCCTGGCGGCCCTGCTGCCCGAGGATGAACACATGCTCCTGCGGCTTGGCGCCGAACATGCCTGGCACACCATGGACCCCCGGCAGTTCTGCGAAACCCTGATCGGCGGCCCGGCCCCGCTGCGCACCCTTGCCGAAGCCGCAACCTCGCAGGACCGCTGGCTGGCCGGGCCGCTGCTCGACGACCTGCGCACCGCGATGCGCGCCCGTCTCGCCTCGGCCGGAACCGGCGGCGGGCGGATCTTCTGGCTGATCCTCGACGATCTCGACCGGATCGAGATCACCGAGGGCACCGGCCTGCGCCCCTTCCTGGTGGAGCTTTACCGCGAGGCGGCGCGGTCCGACTGGCTGCGGGTCGTGCTGCTGGGCTATCGCGGCCCGCAGCTTGAACCCGCCACCTACCGGAGCGAGACCGAGGAACTGTTCCCGCTGGGCCCCGACATCATCGAGGACTATCTCGACGATCTCGATGCCTATCTGGAAACGCCGGTCGAAGCCGGGGCCAAGCTGAACCGCGAAATCGCGACCAAGGCGATGAAGGCGGTGCTGCTTTTTCCCGAGGCGCGCAGCGAGACCGAGGCGATCGCCCGCTTCCTGCGGATGTTCGCCGAGAAACTGCTGCCGACACGGCGAGGATAG
- a CDS encoding DUF2312 domain-containing protein gives MSDPLDSYNVTADELRQFIERFEQLESEKKDVAEQQKELMAEAKGRGYDTKVMKKVVALRKRKPDDIAEEESILELYKAALGMA, from the coding sequence ATGAGCGACCCCCTCGACAGCTACAACGTCACCGCAGACGAGCTGCGCCAGTTCATCGAACGCTTCGAGCAGCTGGAATCGGAAAAGAAGGATGTGGCCGAACAGCAGAAGGAACTGATGGCCGAAGCCAAGGGCCGCGGTTATGATACAAAGGTGATGAAGAAGGTCGTGGCGCTGCGCAAGCGCAAGCCCGACGACATTGCCGAGGAAGAGTCGATCCTCGAACTTTACAAGGCCGCGCTCGGGATGGCCTGA